Genomic DNA from Candidatus Effluviviaceae Genus V sp.:
CGACGGCACGACCAACATCGTCCCGCGCATGGGTCTCGAGTCCCTTCAGGCGGGGTACGGCGGCCTGTTGCGCGACCTCTACGCGCCGACGAACTACTACCGCCGCGTCAGGACCTTCCTCCGCGAGTACCGGCCGCCCCGGACGGGCGTTCGGGTCACTCCGTCCCACCTCCTCGCGGCCGTTCGGTCCTTCTACCATCTGAGCCTCGCGGGCCGCGAGCGCTGGCAGTATCCTGGGCTCCTCTTCTGGACGCTCTTCAGACGACCCCGCTCTCTGCCGCTTGCCGTCGCGCTCGCGATCTACGGGTACCACTACCGCAGGTGCTTCGAGCCGCTCTTCGGCGGCGGAGATTCCGGGCCCGCCCCGGCCTAGCAGCTTTCCCGGCATCCCGCGAACCAACTCCCACGACCGCTCAGAGGCCCCGTGTCTCTACGTCTCTACTTCTTGGTTGACACGACGCCCTTGGTGTGGTTTTCTTCCTGTCTGCTAGTCATTCCTATATCGGAGGCACTTTGCAGGTAGATATGAACGAGGTCGAGCGCCGCGTCGAGCGCTTCAAGGAGACCGCCAGGACGGCCGGCATCAAGCTGACCCACCAGCGCCTCGAGATCTTCCGGGAGGTCGCTTCCAGTGTCGACCATCCCAGCGCCGAGGCCGTGCTGAAGGCACTACGGCCCGGGATGCCGACCCTGTCGCTCGACACGGTCTACAGGACGCTCTGGCTTCTGAGGGACCTGGGGCTCGTCTCGACGCTGGGAGCGCGGCGCGACGTCGTGCGCTTCGACCCCAACACCACGCCACACCATCACTACGTCTGTGCCCGGTGTGGTATGACGCGCGACTTCGAGAGCGAAGAGCTCGACGAACTTCGCATACCGAAATCCGTCGAGACGTTCGGAAGCGTCAACGCCGCGCGCGTCGAAGTGCTCGGCGTGTGCAGTCGCTGCGCGAAAGAGCAGAACGAGGGATCACACGACAGCAACTTCAGAGGAGCTGGGGA
This window encodes:
- a CDS encoding transcriptional repressor, translated to MNEVERRVERFKETARTAGIKLTHQRLEIFREVASSVDHPSAEAVLKALRPGMPTLSLDTVYRTLWLLRDLGLVSTLGARRDVVRFDPNTTPHHHYVCARCGMTRDFESEELDELRIPKSVETFGSVNAARVEVLGVCSRCAKEQNEGSHDSNFRGAGDDEGSEA